Genomic window (Culex pipiens pallens isolate TS chromosome 3, TS_CPP_V2, whole genome shotgun sequence):
AGGAACGCAAAACTGCTTTGACGATTAGTCcgtgttccagggaacaactttgccgaagaggtGCGAAAAGATCCGTcaagtattaaaaatattttcttggtAGTTTTTCCGTGCaatgcatccgcggtaattaccggtatggttgcctccacagttggcgcactttacgcgcggcttggtttgctCTGCGTTGTCCCACAAGTCGTGGCAGTGGGCACGCACTTCACGCATCGGGGCCGGAGGTTGAAGTTCggtgagccgtggccgaatttctggcaacggcgGCATTgtgctacgtccgtcgggttcttggagtaagcatttttttattttgcttattctCAAGCTTCAggaaactttttcacaaaactcgaagttTAAAACCAGTCTCCCAAGCTACGTCTCAACACCTCGTGGTTTgttaaaaagaaactttttgtcttggaatttgcaaaatagaagctgctgtcaaaatgcttttgcacccttttcatatgttgctccagaaattatttcgcttcaatttctccgcaaccaggtcgaagttttTTTGGCTAAACCTGCACTGACGGTTTACCGATTTTGAAACAATAtacttcaatatttaaaaaaatccaattttagaaataaagaattcaaaacatctaaaattttataataaaaataatgaaaaaatattgtttcaaaattaatggatttaaaaatatcgTAACGCAAAAAACCATTGAGAaaaccaaaaattctaaaattaaaagttaaaaaaatagaagttcaacgctttttaaatttttcagtttgtaggtttctgattttttaaatattgaatttgttgttttacttacttcaaaaatataaatgcgcaaaaattcaaaaaaaaaattggaaaaaaaatcaaaaacgacAATCAGAATTCTAAAGAATCTAAAATACAGACaattagaaataataaaaaaaaaacaaataagtatttaagaatgtggaaattcaacacaaaacaatattcaaaaatttaaaattaaaatggaaaaaatcaaaagcaacttgaaaattaaagaatacagagattttttttaagaaattttaacacactggtattaaaaaaataatattcagaAATTAAGATTTCggtaattcaaaaataacaaaaatatgttatttgaaaattcatagaaattctacatttttaaaactcatAAGATTTTAGATTTCTGATCTGTTAATTTCAGAGGCGACTcgtccacctgttcaacctgttcattGAACAGGTAGCCGATTTCAAGcggataatttttttatttaagtaccGCGGTGCTTTTTCAACCATCAAcatacaattacaatttttgtttgaatatacgTTGACAAAATCGACGCCCTATGTTCAGCAGCGCTGCATGCACCAAAAAAACATTGGCCCGCCACCCTTTACTCTTTACCTCACTTTACAACCCACCAATACTAAAGCGAGCCAGCCTGGCGGGCCACGCGCAAATGCTCGTCGCGTTCACACCGACCCACTGAACGTCGGGGAAAAAAACTCCATACGGAAAAAATTCAACACATGTAAAGAGCTTCCTATTCATACGCAGCGGCATTAtcgatgtgttggtaaatctggTTCAATTTGAGAGCgtgaactgacagcatttttgggAGAGAGCGAAATGCCACCCCCAGGCCCCTGCCGACTCAGCTGACTCAGCTCAGCAGGGAGTTGCATGCAAAAGATAAACAAGCCAGCGCGGTGACAGCACGTTGAGAGCGTGAATAAATGAGAGAGCGCGAGAGCACGACAGATATTGCTCTATATTTGGCGCACTTTTAGGCATCAGGCTGTTTTGCGCAGATTGGCGCTGGCTCGTTTTAAATCTGGAATGTTCAACTGCGCGCGTTGCACGCCTTCGTTCTTCTTGGTTACTAGTAGATTCCTGCCCTACTGGAAAGTGATGTAATGTTAAGTTTAGATAGTGTGATTGATAGattgaattgaaacaattgaaacaaaaaagttgGATGCTTTTTCCAACATCCCTGTCATCTGGggagaatcgggacacatgtgAAGAATTATGGCTGTAGATTAAACCATGATTTTGATCGttcttttttatggttttattatttaaagTGGATGCAGTcctgaaaaatgtgaaaattcgtttctaatttgatgctattaaatgcttcaaaaacgACTGTGTTTatccagactgtagtcccggttCACTCTAGTTGAATATATATTGTAGCATGAATTTGctctgaaatcattttttttttcactgatgctaaaaacaaatattttcattatctcGGATTCAgatcaatattattttatttttcacgtCAAAAGCCCTTCTTTTTATTCGGAAATTGAATTCCGAAAACATGAGGACATTACAAGCAGTTGAAATTCTCTTTGGCAGGATAGTGAGTAAATTCAATTCTCTAATAAATTGACATAGGACCAAAAGCGATACGACCTGGTTCtagaaagtaaaaagtaaaatgaGATTAACAAATCATTTCtgaatgcaaatttaatttctggagcaacacgagaaaagggcggataagcattttgacatctaaaactattttgataattccgagccaacaggtaactttttcaccAAACTCGATGTGTTAAACAACAGCTGGCCTTCTCAGCTACCATCTAACGTAGcgagttttgttaaatagttacctgttgtttcggaatttgcaaaatagttctagctgtcaaaatgcttatgcgcccttttcaaatgttgctccagatttttaaatatctttgccCTCAAGTAACCAAGTTAACTCAAAATAAGTTGGGCTTAAAAAAGCCCAACAAACACATTTCTTTTTTGAAGGATGtggtattttttctgaacatcctgatgaatattttaaaattcagtacaatattcaataaattcccTTGAATTTCGATAAGGAAGGCGACACAATTGCCTTATTCTTCCACATTCCCCACGCTAATGATTATTTCTTAGAAATACATTTTAACGAGAAAAAAAGtctgaatcatatttttttatttgcataaacagaaaattataataatataaaaatattaaaacgtgaaaataaaagccataggaaaaaataaactttaaaaacatttatcaACATTGAACAGGTGCTTTATTCGGGCACGAGTCGCCTCtggttaatttttgaatttatattgcttattgcgagataaaatcacgtttatCGATCGTTGTGAAGGAGCTATtcgactatggcaaacaaacaaaccaacttgcacttttttgtgtttgacagtttgccaaactcgcaaacaaagccaaatgtgtgcaggctgacgtttctgcaaacgaAAATGCAGGCTCACAAACAGAGCAGGCAAACTGCCGTACGGtcgaaaagtttgtttgttgtagtctaatagctccttgaGTGACAGGATATTTACAGCCGGCGAACTACCGCGgcgtaaaaatcagcaagttaaccctctactgcccatattttttttcgatttttttttatttttcccgtgttcagcaGGTCctattgagcaacttttgttctacgcaaaacttctcttgttttatgtttttcttgtttcagtgcgtcctatcattacattttgcctatctattttttatgttttaacagtcaccttttcaattttctgttgtttttcacattttcagctATAAAATGACACCATTACTATTTGAATTGtagaaaaatgcgtagaggcatagtctgggacacttctttttacttaaaatataggaaatgtaaaaaaacacagcTAAAGCGTTCCCCTAAATAcatgacattaaaaaaaaaacattggcatagtcacataaaacaagtaaaacttccaacctataaattttctaaaattttgagagttctcattccaatgctttttaaaaatcaaaaattggttgaaattggtttttggcgatttttaaactggaagcccgtctaaaggcggggttggattgtagagggttaaagtaaAATTATACGTTGATTTGGCTGTAAACTTGGTTTGCTTTGAATAGTTCCcaaaaaagtcagctgaaagcTCACGGTAACccttgacaacagccaaaaaaatgttttgcggctgtcatgcgaccatatCAACGCGtatcataaattcaaaaacttgataattttaaaatggaaaataataaatacactcaaaccccgatggtttgacaccaactgttgtcaaacgaactttttagtttgacaccccttttacacggagttcacacacactaccaaacgattgttgtgatagtgtgcgtgagccctgtgtaaaaagtgacagttaatacctttttagtttgactttgcactaaactaaaaaagtgtcaaacgaaaaagtgaacaACCGGGTTGAGCGTATTCAAAAATTGActatctgaaaatttctgaaaagtctgaatgaaaaaaataataatacataGAATTAGAAATTCAAGACACaaatgtttaataatttaaaaaatcaacacaatattcaatattatatactcaaaaaatcaaaaacttaactattttaaaatgaaaaaaataaaataaataaaaattaaaaaatcgactatctgaaaatttctgaaaagtctgaatgaaaaaaacataatatagagaatttaaaatttctaaacacaaatctagattaaattttcaaagcaacctatccgtcatgggtttcctatgcagatagaactttttgaaaatttaatcgggaaatatttaataaattgaaaaaaatcaatattcaaaaatcaatctaacacaatactcaaaaattaaaattttcgaaataaaaaaaatcaagattcaaAATtcgtcaatttaaaaattttaaaatacagagaagtagaaattcaaaatacaaataataaaaaaaaatcgagaattctgaattttacgaatttgaaaattcaaaaaaaaatgatgttccaaaattttgatattgaataaattcaaaattcatacatttaaaatcttaaattttaaattaaaagaaaaacattatttttttttctattttttgacgAACTCAGTAGGGTAGCTGGGGGTAAAACGGCCACTCTAAGGGAGAAGTCTCATAAAATTTTTACAACAGATtatttttgatctcaaattacgtacatattgttctatCAATACTGCCgctctacgcataattgtcccatgctcaaaaaagtgcaactgagaaaaacgctattgaaaattttcgaccgatttctgtgtttctacacagaaaaaaaatcatggtaatattacatctgggaaggggtacatcttttatgtcagaaaaaaggtgtaattttacctctagaaatgtgtaattttaccacttttctgttgtaatgtcactttttcagtctaaattgaggtaaaattacatcataaaagaggtaatattcaagctTCCAAAATttaagcttccaaatttacattatttttttctgtgtacgcattattgtcccgtgggttcctatccgtcctatatgtccctaatcgccccagttagtagtttatcactcttatttatgatcctcttgctatacaataggtaaacaaggcataatgctTCGTTAAACTAATGATTCTATGAGAGAAAATGCTCGGTGGTACAATTATGCCTAGAAGCGTAacaatgggacaaacagacttggtgttgtttttgatgagtttccgaacaaagtactagattttatgtgtttttctaaaagtatacgacaaactaaacttaaaaatatcaaaaagtcaaaatcgtcgaaaaattacatgggacaattatgcgtagaccGGCAGCagtagtccattatagaaatgacaaaaattagttGGTcttaaaaccaattttcaatacttttcagcaattaataaaaaatagttgaaatcgtatatattagggtgggtacgcaTTTTGGagagttctcagatcaagttctggtgtggttccccttgtagggcatacccatatggactctcacaccaaatttcagctcatttggttgaaaattggcttgtctcaagcgggttcaagtttacatggaaattactatgagaaattttgaattttcattcattcgctcctaccttccttgggaaaacatgtagaaacttctaggatggccagaaatgagcggaatcgtctggagaacaactttttgaactatacaattatcatttatggtgatcctgatactatttagatgtattctgaacctccaaataaaaaaataaaaaaaaaactgttatgatgcaaattttacaaccacgtggtagctgtttgacatgtggcgtcgcggtgttcatcaaacattcatagcatgctaaggaaaatttgatgcttttctggggggAAACCgatggttccgaaaaccccggatgtattgccgttgagctcgatggggcatgaccgaatcgacctggtctcttagggaaagttgttctccagacgattccgctcatttctggccatcctagaagtttctacatgttttcccaaggaaggtaggagcgaatgaacgaaaattcaaaatttcccatagtaatttccatgtaaacttgaacccgcttgagacaagccagttttcaaccaaatgagctgaaatttggtgtgagagtccatatgggtatgccctacaaggggaaccagaacttgatctgagagcttttcaaaatccgtacccaccctagtattATATCTAATACGcagggtaagacggccacccatgtggggtaagacggtcagtgctaaaaaataacctaataactttgctaaattcACCGAAATACCTACATGGTTGGctgaacagacttctctgaacatcataactattttggttgaaaaaatcaagtttaaaatgtaaagaaaaatgatattaaaatagtagtttatgcaacaagtcgcaaaaagaggattttttcagcacgagtcgtacatttatccaacgaggttcaccgagttggataaatacgacgagtgctgaaaaaatctagttttgcaacgagttccatacaacattttttgcaatttcgaaaaacacccattgagtgaaattttaagtcgaattatcatgtattttgtcaataaatcgtttaaatcaaaaaaatgttgaaaagtgttacttttcgaaacaagtgctgaaaagttcaacttttcagcactcatttcagtgctgaaaagtagaacttttcagcatttattttgaaaagtgttgctattcgattcggttatttttggtacagaaaagtaggctatttcgtcgttcaagaatgacaggaaaagtaagtagtttcacgacggaattgcaaaaaaaaaacatattttggctcagtgaatttcatatcattgcgaccacattttatgaaaaactgttaatttttaCTACAACACTACAACACtacaaacaaacacaatttgatgcaaaataattagtttgtgtatttcgattaaaataagtaaatcaaaactatgtaaacaattttaaagtagcaatttttatgaaaagtttgacaGGATTTCATACTGTTCAATGAGTTTTGCTTTATCCCAGGGAAGAATGTTGTGTtaaacattttgattaaaaattgatagttttattgaaaatgcttttccttatctacaaatatgtcttaacagtcaaaaaaccgtcaaaaatataacctatatcaaataaaatttacaaattacgggtggccgtctaACCCCCGGAGGAgatggccgtcttgccccccaataaattattttttaaaacatttttttgcaaatagctcattgcattttttaaacttttccaagggacataatctagggaaaacttcaatttaacatgaaaaaatatttgaagacaggaaaacatattgttatctaacacaaatgcctaagttgtaattcatgaatATTACATctagtttcaagttcaaaaattatttgtttattttgagctatttttatactatttcaaacaatatgttTGGCAAAGGTGgctccatatgcattatttagcatgaggaagagtattgctaaacattttagtaatattcattagtatattTATTAAAACAGTGAGGTGGCCGTCctaccccgcctggccgtcttacccccagctcccctatgCTGTTTTAAACGACGgaaagaaacagaaaaaaagaatgattttaGGAGTTACGTAAGAATTGCAAAAACAgtcttttttctattttttccggTTGATAGATCTGAGGtacaaaaatttatttgaatagaGGTAAACTAGAGTGTTTTTTAATGTTCTTAAAGCATTGGGACTCTCAGTATTTATAGGaactatccagatttttaagtgaAGAAAAttacgcagtggtaccaacattacaaaaaagtttcccaAGGGATGACTgtcacactttttttaaatgttggtaccactgcgtgattttgacatttcgggcgtgcaccattcgttacgccatttttgcttaaaaatctggattaaatttttgtctttttgttagATATAAACATTtgtggaaaaattgaaaaacttgtattatgttttgatttttaataatttttgggGCGCCAgattctcagaaaaaaaattgttatcacttttgggatgtacAATCGTGAAAATATAATGAGAACGAGAATTAAGTTACTCAAAAACCAgttatttcactaaaatttcggcacattttgtttgcatgtttttcaaaagaattcCAAGAATTTAAACACATTCTTTATTAGATagttttttctctctcatttgcttgccttatttttagtttttcttcatcTTGCTACCCCCCGAAcctataaaattctaaaatgttcaacttgaaccaaaccaaacgaTGCCGCCCTCACTTTcacaaataaagcaaaaaaaaaaaaaaaaacaagtcataTCCCTTTGTCTGCTCACTACTTCTAGCGCGTATTGATAAGTCCGAAAATGCACTCACTCTACCAACTACTACGACTTATTCGTCCGGCCCGGTGCGCGCGCGTCCGCGAGTCCCGGTAGGTAATTCTATTCCCgtgaaaaattgaacaaaaataatactTGGATATgagaaaatatgatattttgtaTGTGTTAAAGATATggtgaacatttttaaaaagaaagacGTAAATATTATTCAGATTCAGATCAAATTATTTGCAGgataaaaacaagtttgaagaTTGTCTGTTAGATGAATTTCACAGAACAAACATTACAGGAAAATGAGCCGCAAGTTAATTTTGCTCACActatttaaaatgaaaacaatttaGAATAACCGACAGTTGTTAGAGATGTAAACAGCAAACGCttgtttttccaacttgcaacTACAGTGCTTGTGTCGCAGTTATTCCAGTTTCTTTCAACTCTATTAGTGTTAGGGAAAGTTGTGGAACTAAATCAATTCAAGTGTAGTTTTTTGTATCCACAGTAACTCAGATGTATTTGCCTAAATACAGTATGTAGCAATAAAGACATAATTGTACAGAAAACCAAACTTGTTTTCCTCTTTCACCCTACAACTCTTCCTCATCactatcatcatcatcatcctcttcgtcgtcatcatcatcttcCATTTCCTCATCCTCGCCCTTCGCCGCCACCTTACCGGAAGAAGGCCCACTCGCGGCGTCCTCCATCGGCGCATAGTCGGTGTCCTCCTTGTACTCCATGTCGGCCTCGTGTACCAGGCTGTCGCCGCCCTCGACGTCACGGCACCGGGCCGCCACCAGCTCGCGCCGAATCTCCGGCGTAATTTTGGCGTGGGACTTTTTCCTGAGAAAAAATTGGttagtaattttgaaattggatTACGCAAATGAAACTCACTTGAGAAGCTGCAGCAGCGCGTCCCGCTGCTCCGACGAGATGTCGTTCTTGTAGCGCTGGGCAAACGTGAGCAGTGCGTTGTGCCACAGCGTGGGCAGCTCGCGCTTGTCCTGCTCGAAGCGCAGGAAGTGAAAGACGGCCGCGTCCACAACCCGGTAGGGCAGCGCGTACCGCTTGTCCAGGATGATCCGGATGAAGATCGAGTTGGCGCCCGAGTATTCCATTTCGCAAATCTTGAGCAAGCAGGCCGAGGTGTGCAGCACCGGGATGGTCGTCGAGCTGATGATGCTGCCGAAGATGATGGCCTCGCGGAGCGTGCAATCGCCGGACTCGAGCAGCGGCAGGATGATGCCCTTCATGAAGGCGGCCGGCTTGAAGAGGGCCTTCTTGAGCGCACGGTACAGGTAGAAGTTGAGCTTGTGGTACTCGGCCAGGTCGTCCCGGACGCGCGGCAGCAGGGCCAGATTGTAGAACCGTTGGGCCATGTACTGGGTGAGACCGGAGGAGAATATCCGCGTCGCTTGGAACATGGCGGCGGCACTCCAGTTTTGTGGTTCCGTGATGAACAGAATCTGCTCCCAGTTGCGCAGCTTGGGGATGATTTTGAACGCTTTTGGGACGCGGCCACTTCGGTAGCGCTTCAACACGTCCCGAACGCCTTCGTACATTTCCCGGACCCGGTCGTCAACCTCTTCCATCTTGAGCGAACCGTTGTCGGAAAACTGGGTCTGAATTTCCGTCTGCTTCTCGGTGATTTTATCCATGATGATATCGGCCAGCGTGCGTGTCTTGACGCCGTtcctaaaaagtaaaaaaaaatacttgagttACCCCAATCGTCCACAAAGTCACCCCACAAAACCCCTACTTGTTCTGAAACATCTCTAGCGCGCGCTCGTCCTCCTCGTTGATCTTGATGTCGTCGAAAAAGTCCTGCCCGTCGACATCACCCTCCTCGCGAAACTCCTCATCCGACTCGTCCGAGGAATCTCCCCCCGCACGACCCAGCCGGTGCTTCTGCCGCTTGCTCGTTCCCTCACTCAGCGCCACCGACTCGGACAGCGACGGCCCGAACGAATCGCCGCCCAGCAGGTTCAGCTCCGCTTGCTGCTTCCGGGCCTGCTTCAGGATGCGCTGGCTCGTTTTGGCGTCGACAAACTCTTCCTCCTCGGCGCGCAGCCGGAATTTGCTCGACTTTTGCTTCTTCGAGACCCGGCCTTCGGTGATTTGGTCGCCCAGGGACTGCTTCGGGGCACTTAGGCCCTTTATCCGGTGTGCCTTGGATTTGCCCAtggtggacttttttttcacGAGATTAGCACGATTTTCTGCacaaaaattcaccaaaactGCGACCGAGCGATGGAACGCACGACGAAAAACGAACGTAAACAAAACCGCGTGTTGATTCGTTTGACGTTTTGGAAACTTGACGATCGGGGAGATCATGGGCGTGCGCACATTCGTTGAGTTTGGTTAATGAGGGGGGCTGCACGGTAGGgtgctttaaaattaaaatatttttttatttatatacactcaaagtaaaaagtatccttttttcaagttcacccgtcgtcaccctttaaaagggtatcgaaaatgttctgaatttgacatacccttttaaaagggtgacgccgggtgaactttaaaaaaggatagaaagtatcctttttgagcTGGGTGATGaaaagagagaatgcgtaacgtgtttttcgaatgatcccactttgtttacatctacaaagtagcagGTTGTTctagcacaagcatgacttttttcttactataGTACACTCTCGCctcagttcttcgtcacccgtaaaaaagaaaaacctcttcttaccgatcaaaacttgaaaacacacacaattttccagcaaaaatgtcaaaaactagacaaaataaaacacatactattgattataaaacagctcatttaccagtactgcccataattgaaaattcggctattatgccaaatcaagtattccgagaaaaacgcgttttagtgtttgtcacaaaatctccatcaaggcaatttcccataagagtggcatattagccgtttggtttttcgcatcggcagccaagtctaaacactatttcagtgaaattcaagttccagaagatgcgttggaacatcctctaccacctggtgctaatatctcgatttcgccaaaagtggatattagccgttttttcaatggtgggcagagtaagaaaaaagtcatgcttgtgcttgaacagcctcctacattttagatgtaaacaaagtgggatcattcgaaaaacacgtaacgcattctctctattcatcacccagctattaccatattttaagcattttgtgataatttttactttactaatttgaaaaataagcttaatttttaattatatcaagcataacaatgtaaatgggccaatat
Coding sequences:
- the LOC120417126 gene encoding bystin codes for the protein MGKSKAHRIKGLSAPKQSLGDQITEGRVSKKQKSSKFRLRAEEEEFVDAKTSQRILKQARKQQAELNLLGGDSFGPSLSESVALSEGTSKRQKHRLGRAGGDSSDESDEEFREEGDVDGQDFFDDIKINEEDERALEMFQNKNGVKTRTLADIIMDKITEKQTEIQTQFSDNGSLKMEEVDDRVREMYEGVRDVLKRYRSGRVPKAFKIIPKLRNWEQILFITEPQNWSAAAMFQATRIFSSGLTQYMAQRFYNLALLPRVRDDLAEYHKLNFYLYRALKKALFKPAAFMKGIILPLLESGDCTLREAIIFGSIISSTTIPVLHTSACLLKICEMEYSGANSIFIRIILDKRYALPYRVVDAAVFHFLRFEQDKRELPTLWHNALLTFAQRYKNDISSEQRDALLQLLKKKSHAKITPEIRRELVAARCRDVEGGDSLVHEADMEYKEDTDYAPMEDAASGPSSGKVAAKGEDEEMEDDDDDEEDDDDDSDEEEL